The Desulfobulbaceae bacterium genomic interval TCATACGATGATTTATGACTAATCATAATTCTTTTAACCGTAAACCGATAACTGATTACCGTTAACCTGTGTCCTTACGGCATAGTCACGATAATTCAAAAAAAACAGGCTTGAAGGAACGGTATTTCAGCCAAACCCCTTCAAGCCTGCATGTATGACGACCGCGATGGTGCTTTGCAGGATCAATACAATTAGTCGTTTTTCATCCGCCAAACGACCTTTCTGACCTTACGCCTGGCCTCGGCTTGTTTGCGGCGTTTTTTGTCGCTGGGCTTTTCGTAGAACTCACGGCGTTTCAATTCTTTTTTAATCCCATCGAGCTGGAGTTTTTTCTTGAGCTGGCGG includes:
- the rpsU gene encoding 30S ribosomal protein S21, with the translated sequence MIEVDVRGDIEIAIRQLKKKLQLDGIKKELKRREFYEKPSDKKRRKQAEARRKVRKVVWRMKND